A single window of Mycolicibacterium madagascariense DNA harbors:
- the pks2 gene encoding sulfolipid-1 biosynthesis phthioceranic/hydroxyphthioceranic acid synthase, with translation MSGQEVTPVAVIGMACRLPGGIDSPEALWEALAGGADLVTEVPADRWDADDLYDPEPGLPGRSIGKWGAFLDDVAGFDHEFFGINEREAQSLDPQHRLLLETSWEALDHAGVTSSAVAGTPTGVYVGLTHVDYQLLGSQSPDMSGPYGFQGNAMGMASGRIAHALGAHGPAITVDTACSSSLLAVHMACRSLHDGESDLALAGGAYVMLEPRKFAAASAQNMLSPTGRCRAFDAAADGFVSGEAAAMVLLKRLPDALRDGDRVLAVVRGTAANQDGRTVHIGTPSAPAQHAVYRRALAVAGVEPGTVGMVEAHGPGTPIGDPVEYASLAEVYGVEVPCALASAKTNFGHTQSAAGVLGLMKTVLSLEHGVVPPNLHFTRLPDELAAIDTKLFVPQALSPWTTNGGQPRRAAVSAYGLSGTNVHGVLEQAPGDAATAPSDRAGDGAPLLFALSATSPQELRRTAARLADWVGAHDDVALPDLAYTLARRRTHRSVRTTVVARDRTQLTAALDEAAAGDTATYEAVPGHDDRGPVWVFSGQGSQWAGMGAELLANDAVFASTVAEAEPVILRECGFSVREALSAPDAVTGQDRIQPTLFTMQVALAATLRAHGVRPAAVIGHSVGEAAAAVVAGALSLQDGLRVVCRRAMLMSRIAGAGATASVHLPAQQVLSELAVRGRNDVVVAVVPAPEQTVIAGAAETVRELVAAWEERGVAAREVPTDVAFHSPQVDPIVAELTAALADLAPRTPTIPFYSATSYDPRDEPVCDARYWASNMRRMVRFAAAVRAALEDGHRVFAELAPHPVLTHAITQTANSLDTPVAALATLRRGQRLGGGVLDVVGDMHCAGAAVDFSVLYPRGRLVDAPLPTWTHRRLWLGDDASTDRRAGHTVAVHPLLGAHVRVPAEPEQHLWEAELGLATHPWLDDHHVHDVPVFPGAGYCEMALAAAGTLFGAAAEVAELHFEQALLLDDRGTVGAAATHDAPGVFAFAVTSPQQGEQVRHAAAVLRAAEDTPPQARDVTALLAAHPVRRDGSEVRERLGDNGLRYGPAFSALVAVHAGRDGTDTVVAELAPNGTVRAELSGYGVHPAVLDACFQAIAAHPAVVVAAGDAMALPTGIRRLRAYDSARNARYCRARVTGIDATGIDADLEVLDQRGAVLIDVRGLRLTTGDQRDRVLDERLLGVEWRECPLPDRPEIDPGTWLLVGSPDDDTVAAELSRALTDQGGRCVTAARARDHLLGDLTGVVVVLPAPDGDTPGEETARVGRQVVTDLVHVAREVAASAGDAPRLYVVTRGAQAVLDGERPNLAQAGVRGLLRVVGNEHPELGVTHVDVDDAAGVGALVAAQLLVGSEEDECAWRDGRWYTARLARLPLGPEDRHTAAVDGDQHGVRLRVRTPGDLGTLEVVSHQRVSPGPGQIEVAVHASSVNFADVLVAFGRYPAFEGQLPQLGADFAGVVTAIGPGVTDHAVGDRVGGLCADGCWGTYLTCAAGLAVPIPAGLSDADAAAMTTAHATAYYGLHDLAHLTSDDRVLIHSATGGVGQAAIAIARAAGAEIFATAGSESRRQSLRDMGIDHVYDSRTLDFATQIRDDTQGYGVDVVLNSVTGPAQRASLELLTFGGRFVEIGKRDIYGDTRLGLFPFRRNLTFHAVDLGLLAHSHPDRFRRLLATVYQLVADGALPAPPTTHYPLADAVTAIRAMSNAEHTGKLVLDVTATGATRAVVPPAQVRPFRGDGAYVVTGGLGGLGLYLAGRMADAGAGRLVLSSRTPPSDEALATIEAIRATGADVVVECGDVTHPDTARRLVGAATATGLPVRGVLHAAAVIEDAVLANLTDDVVERDWAPKAYGAWHLHAATAAEPLDWFCAFSSAAALVGAPGQGAYAAANGWLDAFTRWRRTEGLPATAIAWGAWADVGRGTALAAGAEAAIAPDEGFRAFETLLRHDRAYWAYTPVTGSPWLTAFAQRTPFAEALRERRRSTGASQLRSELDALPRDEWPLRLRRMLSEHVNVIVRRSIDPDRPLPECGIDSLGALELCTRVEAETGVRVRATQITTIRELADLLCEKLAPAEASPTPSA, from the coding sequence GTGAGTGGGCAAGAGGTGACGCCCGTCGCCGTCATCGGCATGGCGTGTCGGCTTCCCGGCGGCATCGACTCCCCCGAGGCGCTGTGGGAGGCCCTCGCGGGCGGTGCCGATCTGGTCACCGAGGTGCCCGCGGACCGCTGGGACGCCGACGACCTCTACGACCCCGAACCCGGCCTGCCGGGCCGCTCGATCGGCAAGTGGGGCGCGTTCCTCGACGACGTCGCCGGCTTCGACCACGAGTTCTTCGGCATCAACGAGCGCGAGGCGCAATCGCTGGACCCCCAGCACCGGCTACTGCTGGAGACGTCGTGGGAAGCACTCGACCACGCCGGGGTCACGTCGTCCGCGGTCGCCGGGACGCCGACCGGCGTGTACGTCGGCCTGACCCACGTCGACTACCAGCTGCTCGGCTCCCAGTCACCGGACATGTCGGGCCCCTACGGATTTCAGGGCAATGCCATGGGCATGGCCTCGGGCCGGATCGCGCACGCCCTCGGGGCGCACGGTCCCGCCATCACCGTCGACACCGCGTGCTCGTCGAGCCTGCTCGCCGTCCACATGGCGTGCCGCAGTCTGCACGACGGCGAGAGCGACCTGGCCCTGGCCGGCGGCGCGTACGTGATGCTCGAACCCCGCAAGTTCGCGGCGGCCTCGGCCCAGAACATGCTGTCCCCCACCGGCCGCTGCCGCGCCTTCGACGCCGCGGCCGACGGGTTCGTCTCCGGGGAGGCCGCCGCCATGGTGCTGCTCAAGCGGCTGCCCGACGCGCTGCGCGACGGCGACCGGGTGCTGGCCGTCGTGCGCGGCACCGCCGCGAACCAGGACGGCAGGACCGTGCACATCGGGACCCCGTCCGCGCCCGCGCAGCACGCGGTGTACCGCAGAGCGCTGGCGGTCGCCGGCGTCGAGCCGGGCACGGTCGGCATGGTGGAGGCGCACGGCCCCGGCACGCCGATCGGTGACCCCGTCGAGTACGCGAGCCTCGCCGAGGTCTACGGCGTCGAGGTCCCCTGCGCGCTGGCCTCGGCCAAGACCAACTTCGGCCACACCCAGTCCGCCGCCGGGGTGCTCGGGCTGATGAAGACCGTCCTGTCGCTGGAGCACGGCGTCGTGCCGCCGAACCTGCACTTCACCCGGCTGCCCGACGAACTGGCCGCGATCGACACGAAACTCTTCGTGCCGCAAGCACTTTCGCCCTGGACCACCAATGGCGGTCAGCCGAGGCGCGCCGCGGTGTCGGCCTACGGGCTGTCGGGCACCAACGTGCACGGCGTGCTCGAGCAGGCCCCCGGCGACGCCGCCACGGCGCCGTCGGACCGGGCGGGCGACGGCGCACCGCTGCTGTTCGCCCTGTCGGCGACGTCGCCGCAGGAGCTGCGCCGCACGGCCGCCCGGCTGGCCGACTGGGTCGGCGCCCACGACGACGTCGCTCTGCCCGACCTGGCGTACACGCTGGCGCGGCGGCGGACGCACCGATCGGTGCGCACCACGGTCGTCGCGCGCGACCGAACCCAGCTGACGGCCGCACTGGACGAGGCCGCGGCGGGTGACACCGCGACCTACGAGGCCGTGCCGGGGCACGACGACCGGGGCCCGGTCTGGGTCTTCTCGGGCCAGGGGTCGCAGTGGGCCGGTATGGGCGCGGAGTTGCTGGCGAACGACGCCGTGTTCGCCAGCACCGTCGCGGAGGCCGAACCGGTGATCCTGCGCGAGTGCGGTTTCTCGGTGCGCGAGGCGCTGTCGGCGCCCGACGCGGTGACCGGTCAGGACCGCATCCAACCCACGCTGTTCACCATGCAGGTCGCACTGGCGGCCACGCTTCGGGCGCACGGCGTGCGACCCGCTGCGGTCATCGGACACTCCGTGGGCGAGGCCGCCGCGGCCGTGGTCGCCGGGGCGCTGTCGCTGCAGGACGGCCTCCGCGTGGTCTGCCGCCGCGCGATGCTGATGTCGCGCATCGCCGGCGCCGGCGCGACGGCCTCGGTGCACCTGCCGGCTCAGCAGGTGCTCTCGGAGCTGGCGGTCCGCGGTAGGAACGACGTCGTCGTCGCCGTGGTGCCCGCACCGGAGCAGACGGTGATCGCCGGGGCCGCGGAGACCGTGCGCGAACTGGTCGCGGCATGGGAGGAGCGCGGTGTCGCGGCCCGCGAGGTCCCCACCGACGTCGCCTTCCACTCGCCACAGGTCGACCCGATCGTCGCCGAGCTCACCGCGGCACTCGCCGACCTCGCGCCGCGCACGCCGACCATTCCGTTCTACTCGGCGACGTCCTACGACCCGCGCGACGAGCCGGTGTGCGATGCCCGCTACTGGGCGTCGAACATGCGCCGGATGGTCCGGTTCGCGGCCGCCGTGCGCGCGGCGCTGGAGGACGGCCACCGGGTGTTCGCCGAACTCGCGCCACACCCCGTGCTCACCCACGCCATCACGCAGACCGCGAACAGCCTCGACACCCCGGTGGCCGCGTTGGCGACGCTGCGCCGAGGCCAGCGGCTCGGGGGCGGGGTGCTCGACGTGGTCGGCGACATGCACTGTGCCGGAGCGGCAGTCGACTTCTCCGTGCTCTACCCACGGGGCCGGCTCGTCGACGCGCCGCTGCCGACCTGGACCCACCGGCGCCTGTGGCTCGGCGACGACGCGTCGACGGACCGCCGCGCCGGGCACACCGTGGCCGTACACCCCCTGCTCGGGGCACACGTACGCGTGCCCGCCGAGCCCGAGCAGCACCTATGGGAGGCCGAACTGGGCCTCGCCACCCACCCGTGGCTGGACGACCACCACGTCCACGACGTGCCCGTCTTCCCGGGCGCCGGGTACTGCGAGATGGCGCTCGCGGCGGCAGGCACCCTGTTCGGGGCGGCCGCCGAGGTGGCCGAGCTCCACTTCGAGCAGGCCCTGCTGCTCGACGACCGCGGCACGGTCGGCGCCGCCGCCACGCACGACGCGCCCGGCGTGTTCGCCTTCGCCGTCACGAGCCCCCAGCAGGGTGAGCAGGTGCGCCACGCCGCGGCCGTCCTGCGAGCGGCCGAGGACACCCCGCCGCAGGCCCGCGACGTCACCGCCCTGCTGGCCGCGCACCCCGTCCGCCGCGACGGGTCGGAAGTGCGAGAGCGCTTGGGCGACAACGGCCTTCGCTACGGTCCGGCCTTCAGCGCGCTGGTCGCCGTGCACGCGGGCCGCGACGGGACGGACACCGTGGTGGCCGAACTGGCCCCCAACGGAACCGTCCGCGCCGAGCTGTCCGGGTACGGCGTGCACCCGGCGGTCCTCGACGCGTGCTTCCAGGCGATCGCCGCCCACCCCGCCGTCGTGGTCGCCGCCGGGGACGCCATGGCCCTGCCCACCGGGATCCGCCGGCTGCGCGCCTACGACTCGGCCCGCAATGCGCGCTACTGCCGCGCCCGCGTCACCGGCATCGACGCCACCGGGATCGACGCCGACCTCGAGGTGCTCGACCAGCGCGGCGCGGTGCTGATCGACGTCCGGGGGCTGCGCCTGACGACCGGCGACCAGCGCGACCGGGTGCTCGACGAGCGGCTGCTGGGCGTCGAATGGCGGGAGTGCCCGCTGCCCGACCGACCCGAGATCGACCCGGGCACATGGCTTCTCGTCGGCTCCCCCGACGACGACACCGTGGCCGCCGAGCTCAGTCGGGCACTGACCGACCAGGGCGGGCGCTGCGTGACGGCCGCGCGGGCGCGCGACCACCTGCTGGGCGACCTGACCGGCGTCGTGGTGGTGCTCCCCGCGCCGGACGGCGACACCCCCGGCGAGGAGACCGCGCGAGTGGGTCGCCAGGTGGTCACCGATCTGGTGCACGTGGCCCGCGAGGTGGCCGCGTCGGCGGGCGACGCGCCGCGGCTCTACGTCGTCACTCGCGGCGCGCAGGCGGTGCTCGACGGCGAGCGGCCCAACCTGGCGCAGGCCGGGGTGCGCGGACTGCTCAGGGTCGTCGGCAACGAGCATCCGGAGCTCGGCGTGACCCACGTCGACGTCGACGACGCCGCCGGGGTCGGCGCCCTGGTGGCGGCGCAGCTGCTCGTCGGGTCGGAGGAGGACGAGTGCGCCTGGCGGGACGGCCGGTGGTACACCGCGCGGCTGGCCCGCCTGCCGCTGGGCCCGGAGGACCGACACACCGCGGCCGTCGACGGGGACCAGCACGGCGTACGCCTGCGCGTCCGCACTCCCGGTGACCTCGGCACGCTGGAAGTGGTTTCCCACCAACGGGTTTCACCGGGTCCGGGGCAGATCGAAGTGGCGGTGCACGCGTCGAGTGTGAACTTCGCCGACGTCCTCGTCGCCTTCGGTCGCTACCCCGCCTTCGAGGGGCAACTGCCGCAGCTCGGTGCCGACTTCGCCGGCGTGGTCACCGCCATCGGTCCCGGCGTCACCGATCACGCGGTCGGCGACCGCGTCGGAGGGCTGTGCGCCGACGGCTGCTGGGGCACCTACCTCACGTGCGCGGCCGGGCTGGCGGTGCCGATCCCCGCCGGACTGTCCGACGCCGACGCGGCCGCCATGACCACCGCACACGCCACCGCCTACTACGGTCTGCACGACCTCGCCCACCTCACGTCCGACGACAGGGTGCTGATCCACTCCGCGACGGGCGGGGTCGGGCAGGCGGCGATCGCCATCGCGCGGGCCGCGGGCGCAGAGATCTTCGCCACCGCGGGCAGCGAGTCCCGTCGACAGTCGTTGCGCGACATGGGCATCGACCACGTCTACGATTCCAGGACCCTGGACTTCGCCACCCAGATCCGTGACGACACGCAGGGGTACGGCGTCGACGTCGTGCTCAACTCGGTCACCGGTCCCGCGCAGCGGGCCAGCCTCGAACTGCTGACCTTCGGCGGCCGGTTCGTCGAGATCGGCAAACGCGACATCTACGGCGACACCCGCCTCGGGCTCTTCCCGTTCCGCCGGAATCTGACGTTCCACGCCGTCGACCTCGGGCTGCTGGCGCACAGCCACCCCGATCGCTTCCGGCGGCTGCTCGCGACGGTGTACCAACTCGTCGCCGACGGCGCACTGCCCGCTCCGCCCACCACGCACTACCCGCTCGCCGACGCCGTCACCGCGATCAGGGCGATGAGCAACGCCGAGCACACCGGCAAGCTGGTGCTGGACGTCACGGCCACCGGCGCCACCCGCGCGGTCGTGCCACCCGCGCAGGTGCGCCCGTTCCGCGGCGACGGGGCGTACGTCGTGACGGGCGGACTCGGCGGCCTCGGGCTGTACCTGGCCGGGCGGATGGCCGACGCGGGAGCGGGGCGGCTGGTGCTGTCGTCGCGCACGCCGCCGAGCGACGAGGCGCTCGCTACGATCGAGGCCATCCGTGCGACCGGCGCCGACGTCGTCGTCGAGTGTGGCGACGTCACCCACCCCGACACCGCACGGCGGCTGGTCGGCGCGGCGACCGCCACCGGGCTGCCCGTGCGCGGCGTGCTGCACGCCGCCGCCGTCATCGAGGACGCCGTCCTGGCCAACCTGACCGACGACGTCGTCGAAAGGGATTGGGCGCCCAAGGCATACGGCGCCTGGCACCTGCACGCCGCGACCGCCGCCGAACCACTGGACTGGTTCTGCGCGTTCTCCTCGGCCGCCGCCCTCGTCGGCGCCCCGGGCCAGGGCGCCTACGCGGCGGCCAACGGCTGGCTCGACGCGTTCACGCGGTGGCGTCGGACCGAGGGGTTGCCCGCCACCGCGATCGCATGGGGCGCGTGGGCAGACGTCGGGCGGGGCACCGCCCTCGCGGCGGGCGCCGAGGCGGCCATCGCGCCGGACGAGGGTTTCCGCGCGTTCGAGACGCTCCTGCGCCACGACCGCGCCTACTGGGCGTACACCCCGGTCACGGGCAGCCCGTGGCTGACGGCCTTCGCCCAGCGCACGCCGTTCGCCGAGGCGCTGCGCGAGCGTCGAAGGTCAACGGGCGCAAGCCAATTGAGGTCAGAACTCGACGCCCTGCCGCGCGACGAGTGGCCGCTGCGGCTGCGGCGGATGCTCTCGGAGCACGTCAACGTCATCGTGCGTCGCAGCATCGATCCGGACCGCCCGCTGCCGGAATGCGGCATCGACTCACTCGGCGCGCTCGAGCTGTGCACGCGCGTCGAGGCCGAGACCGGGGTGCGGGTGCGGGCGACCCAGATCACCACCATCCGCGAGCTGGCCGATCTGCTGTGCGAGAAGCTGGCGCCCGCGGAGGCGAGCCCGACCCCCTCGGCGTAG
- a CDS encoding MMPL/RND family transporter codes for MSGVGGGFDRLARVVVRRPWWVIATWLLVVAVLSVAVPPLMTLASDRNQELLPADSAVMAATRQMTKAFDEPGIQNIALVVLTDERGLTKADEDVYRTLADRLERDRRDVVMVQDFISQPPLRDVMQSKDHRAWFMPVGIAGELGSTESNEAYQRVVGIVRETVAGSSLDMHMTGLTATVAEREQLGLRDLRVIETATIVMVLLILLVVYRNVFTILLPLVTIGVSQAAATQVVAALAQLGLAISQQTLVFMSAMMIGAGVDYAVFLISRYHEYLRQGLDSDEAVARSMTAIGKVIAASAATVAVTFLGMGFTTLKVFSTTGPALAVSIAVAFLAAITLLPAILVLGGRRGWAKPRRELTNRFWRRSGIHIVRRPVLHLVASLVVLVPLAACVLALHTSYDARTTLPPTAESNVGMAAIERHFPASLTAPQYLFIQSPHDLRTTKALSDLEQMAQRVAQLPDIGSVRGVTRPTGTPLEQATLSYQAGEIGNKLADASSKIAASTDARKALTGGADKLADSLAMVRGQLTKTTATLDGLRATIANVRNQLSDSEAFQQIEAALATQRADGDPAQSSLGNLSDTAGLANDVLDRLNADPNCDPDPSCAPLKDRLSKLVDTLHRVQPSLDAAVKSMRGLGMGGSGGGLQKSLATLDQGAAALAEGSRKIADGVRTLDDQTKTLGEGLSHASAFLLAMKLNASDPGASGFYISPEILGNDQFKDLARVFMSKDGHSARYLVQSTLDPYDTKAMDQVKTILATARGAQANTSLADASVSMSGMTPYYSELRDYYDHDLLFIVVMTVVVVFAILVLLLRAVVAPLYLVGTVILSCLSSLGIGVLVLQVIGGQSMTASTPGMAFIVLVAVGADYNMLLISRIRDESPHGIRSGVIRTVRTTGSVITSAGLIFAAPMFAMVFSSIGSMVQGGFIIGVGLLLDTFIVRTITVPALAVLMGKANWWPSGRRRVSGGDIAPAGVTIG; via the coding sequence GTGAGCGGGGTCGGCGGCGGGTTCGACCGGTTGGCGCGCGTCGTCGTCCGCCGGCCGTGGTGGGTGATCGCGACCTGGCTGCTAGTGGTGGCGGTGTTGTCGGTGGCCGTGCCGCCGCTGATGACGTTGGCGAGCGACCGCAATCAGGAACTGCTGCCCGCCGACTCGGCGGTGATGGCCGCGACCCGGCAGATGACCAAGGCCTTCGACGAGCCGGGCATCCAGAACATCGCCCTGGTCGTGCTGACCGACGAGCGCGGGTTGACGAAGGCCGACGAGGACGTCTACCGCACCCTGGCGGACAGGTTGGAACGCGACCGGCGCGACGTGGTCATGGTGCAGGACTTCATCTCTCAGCCGCCGCTGCGCGACGTCATGCAGAGCAAGGATCACCGCGCCTGGTTCATGCCCGTCGGCATCGCGGGCGAGCTGGGGTCGACGGAGTCCAACGAGGCCTATCAACGGGTCGTGGGGATCGTCCGCGAGACCGTCGCGGGCTCGTCGCTCGACATGCACATGACGGGCCTCACCGCGACGGTCGCCGAACGCGAGCAACTCGGGCTGCGCGATCTGCGGGTCATCGAGACCGCGACGATCGTCATGGTCCTGCTGATCCTGCTCGTGGTGTACCGCAACGTCTTCACCATCCTGCTGCCGCTCGTGACCATCGGCGTGTCACAGGCCGCGGCGACGCAGGTGGTGGCCGCGCTGGCGCAGCTGGGGCTGGCCATCTCCCAGCAGACCCTCGTCTTCATGAGCGCGATGATGATCGGCGCCGGTGTCGACTATGCCGTGTTCCTGATCAGTCGCTATCACGAATACCTGCGCCAGGGCCTGGATTCCGACGAGGCGGTCGCCCGGTCGATGACGGCCATCGGCAAGGTGATCGCCGCGTCCGCGGCCACCGTGGCGGTCACCTTCCTCGGCATGGGCTTCACGACGCTGAAGGTGTTCTCCACCACCGGTCCCGCGCTCGCGGTGTCGATCGCCGTCGCGTTCCTGGCCGCGATCACGCTGCTGCCCGCGATCCTGGTCCTCGGGGGACGCCGCGGCTGGGCCAAGCCGAGACGTGAACTCACCAACCGGTTCTGGCGTCGGTCGGGCATCCACATCGTGCGGCGGCCGGTCCTGCACCTGGTGGCCAGCCTCGTCGTGCTGGTCCCGTTGGCGGCGTGCGTGCTCGCGCTGCACACCAGTTACGACGCGCGCACCACGCTGCCGCCGACCGCCGAGAGCAACGTCGGCATGGCCGCGATCGAGCGGCACTTCCCGGCCAGTCTCACCGCGCCGCAGTACCTCTTCATCCAGTCCCCGCACGACCTGCGCACCACCAAGGCGCTGTCGGATCTGGAGCAGATGGCACAGCGGGTCGCGCAGCTGCCGGACATCGGATCGGTGCGCGGCGTCACCCGGCCCACCGGCACCCCGCTGGAGCAGGCCACGCTGAGCTACCAGGCCGGCGAGATCGGCAACAAGCTCGCCGACGCGTCGTCCAAGATCGCGGCGAGTACCGACGCGCGCAAGGCACTGACCGGCGGCGCCGACAAGCTGGCCGACAGCCTCGCCATGGTGCGCGGCCAACTGACGAAGACCACCGCGACGCTCGACGGGCTGCGGGCGACCATCGCCAACGTGCGCAACCAGCTGTCCGACTCCGAGGCGTTCCAACAGATCGAGGCCGCGCTCGCCACGCAGCGCGCCGACGGCGACCCCGCTCAGTCGAGCCTCGGCAACCTGTCCGACACCGCCGGTCTGGCCAACGACGTGCTCGACCGGCTGAACGCCGATCCCAACTGCGACCCCGACCCGTCGTGCGCCCCGCTGAAGGACCGGCTGAGCAAGCTCGTCGACACCCTGCATCGCGTCCAGCCGTCGCTGGACGCCGCGGTCAAGTCGATGCGCGGGCTCGGCATGGGCGGCTCGGGAGGCGGCCTGCAGAAGAGCTTGGCCACCCTGGACCAGGGCGCCGCCGCGCTGGCCGAGGGCAGCCGCAAGATCGCCGATGGCGTGCGGACGCTCGACGATCAGACCAAGACCCTCGGCGAGGGGCTGTCGCACGCGTCGGCATTCCTGCTGGCGATGAAGCTCAACGCGTCCGACCCCGGCGCGTCGGGCTTCTACATCTCCCCGGAGATCCTAGGCAACGACCAATTCAAGGATCTCGCGCGGGTCTTCATGTCGAAGGACGGGCACTCGGCGCGCTACCTGGTGCAGTCGACGCTCGACCCGTACGACACCAAGGCCATGGATCAGGTCAAGACCATTCTCGCCACGGCTCGGGGAGCGCAGGCCAACACGTCGCTGGCCGACGCCTCGGTCTCGATGTCGGGGATGACGCCCTACTACAGCGAACTGCGCGACTACTACGACCACGATCTGCTCTTCATCGTCGTGATGACGGTCGTCGTGGTGTTCGCCATCCTGGTGCTCCTGCTGCGGGCGGTGGTGGCGCCGCTCTACCTGGTGGGCACGGTCATCCTGTCGTGCCTGTCCTCCCTCGGCATCGGGGTGCTGGTGCTGCAGGTCATCGGCGGTCAGTCGATGACCGCGAGCACGCCGGGGATGGCGTTCATCGTCCTGGTCGCCGTCGGCGCCGACTACAACATGCTGCTGATCTCGCGGATCCGGGACGAGTCGCCGCACGGGATCCGCTCCGGCGTCATCCGCACGGTGCGCACGACCGGCAGCGTCATCACCTCGGCGGGTCTCATCTTCGCCGCCCCGATGTTCGCCATGGTGTTCAGCAGCATCGGGTCGATGGTGCAGGGCGGCTTCATCATCGGCGTCGGCCTGTTGCTCGACACGTTCATCGTCCGCACCATCACCGTGCCCGCGCTGGCCGTGCTGATGGGCAAGGCGAACTGGTGGCCGTCGGGCCGGCGCCGGGTGTCTGGGGGCGACATCGCGCCGGCGGGCGTCACCATCGGATGA
- a CDS encoding AMP-binding protein gives MIEASIPSVLRERASLQPDDIAVTYLDYDHAWDGDAESLTWAQLYQRACGVAVDLSGAGAPGDRAVILAPQGLDYLVAFLGALLADRIAVPLSVPLGGVADERVDLVLRDASPTAVLTTSAAADAVAGRLGTDRGTTLIEVDRSSRTARYRADGETAADATAYLQYTSGSTREPAGVMMSHANVQANFEQLMSGYFSDRGRMPPPDTTILSWLPFYHDMGLLLGVCAPVILGLRTVLTSPVAFLQRPARWMQLMASHGHVYTAGPNFAFEVAARKTTDEDMAGLDLGDVLTIVTGSERVHPATLRRFTQRFARFNLRESAIRPSYGLAEATVYVATRAPGEPPKVVHFDAEKLSEGHAEPLAGGRGTPLVSYGVPEAPLVRIVDPQTRIERPAGTTGEIWVHGGNVALGYWGQAEKSESTFGGVLAEATDGTPAGPWLRTGDLGFVAEGELFIVGRIKDLLIVHGRNHSPDDIEATIQEITHGRVAAISIADGHTEKLVAIVEQKKRGASEQESAEALANLRRDVATAVFAAHGLSIADLVLVPPGAIPITTSGKVRRSSCVEYYRHGRFDRLDA, from the coding sequence GTGATTGAGGCTTCCATCCCGTCGGTCCTGCGTGAGCGGGCCAGTTTGCAACCCGACGACATCGCGGTCACCTACCTCGACTACGACCACGCGTGGGACGGCGACGCCGAGTCGCTCACCTGGGCGCAGCTCTACCAGCGGGCCTGCGGTGTCGCCGTCGACCTCTCCGGCGCGGGGGCACCGGGCGACCGCGCCGTGATCCTGGCGCCGCAGGGGCTGGACTACCTGGTCGCCTTCCTGGGCGCCCTGCTGGCCGATCGCATCGCGGTGCCGCTGTCGGTGCCACTGGGCGGGGTGGCCGACGAACGGGTCGACCTGGTGCTGCGCGACGCCTCGCCCACGGCCGTCCTGACGACGTCCGCCGCCGCGGACGCCGTCGCCGGGCGTCTCGGTACCGACCGCGGCACCACGCTGATCGAGGTCGATCGCTCGAGCCGCACCGCCCGCTACCGCGCGGACGGCGAGACGGCCGCCGACGCCACGGCCTACCTGCAGTACACGTCGGGCTCGACCCGCGAGCCCGCCGGGGTGATGATGTCGCACGCCAACGTGCAGGCGAACTTCGAACAGTTGATGTCGGGCTACTTCTCCGACCGCGGCCGCATGCCGCCACCGGACACCACGATCCTGTCGTGGCTGCCCTTCTACCACGACATGGGGCTGCTGCTCGGGGTGTGCGCGCCGGTCATCCTCGGACTGCGCACGGTGCTGACCAGCCCGGTGGCGTTCCTGCAGCGGCCCGCGCGCTGGATGCAGCTGATGGCCAGCCACGGGCACGTCTACACCGCGGGGCCGAACTTCGCGTTCGAAGTGGCGGCCCGCAAGACCACCGACGAGGACATGGCGGGCCTCGACCTCGGCGACGTGCTCACGATCGTCACCGGCAGCGAACGGGTCCACCCGGCCACCCTGCGGCGCTTCACCCAGCGGTTTGCCCGCTTCAACCTGCGCGAGTCGGCGATCCGGCCGTCCTACGGCCTGGCGGAGGCGACGGTGTACGTGGCGACCCGCGCCCCCGGCGAGCCACCGAAGGTGGTGCACTTCGACGCCGAGAAGCTGTCCGAGGGCCACGCCGAACCCCTGGCCGGTGGGCGCGGCACGCCGCTGGTCAGCTACGGCGTGCCCGAGGCGCCGCTCGTCCGCATCGTGGACCCGCAGACCCGGATCGAGCGTCCCGCCGGCACGACCGGGGAGATCTGGGTGCACGGCGGCAACGTCGCCCTGGGCTATTGGGGGCAGGCCGAGAAGTCCGAGAGCACGTTCGGGGGCGTGCTCGCCGAGGCCACCGACGGCACCCCGGCCGGGCCCTGGCTGCGCACTGGAGACCTCGGCTTCGTCGCCGAGGGCGAGCTCTTCATCGTCGGGCGCATCAAGGACCTGTTGATCGTCCACGGGCGCAACCACTCTCCCGACGACATCGAGGCGACGATCCAGGAGATCACCCACGGTCGCGTCGCGGCCATCTCGATCGCCGACGGGCACACCGAGAAGCTGGTGGCCATCGTCGAGCAGAAGAAGCGGGGCGCGTCGGAGCAGGAGAGCGCCGAGGCGCTCGCGAACCTGCGCCGCGACGTCGCGACCGCGGTGTTCGCCGCGCACGGGCTCAGCATCGCCGATCTGGTGCTGGTGCCGCCGGGCGCGATACCGATCACGACGAGCGGCAAGGTCAGGCGGTCGTCGTGCGTGGAGTACTACCGGCACGGCCGGTTCGACCGGCTGGACGCGTGA